The genomic interval TCCAACCCCTGGTTTAACTATAGGTAAAACTATAGATAAGAATGTTTTAAATTCTCCACAACCATCTATTTTTGCTGATTCTAATAATTCATTTGGTACTGAATGTGAAAATTGTTTCATTAAGAATACCCCAAATGGCCATCCTACAGCTGGTAAGATTAAAGCTTGATATGTATCTATCCATCCTAATTCAGTAATGAATTTTAATAAAGGTATTAATATTACTTGTTTAGGTAATGCCATAGCTGCAACAAATACTATAAATATAATATTTACACCTGGGAAATCTTTTTTTGCTAATGCATATCCTGCAAGAGTTGCTGTAACACAAACTAATATAGTAGTCATAGATGATACAAATACTGAGTTAAAGAACCATCTTGCAGTATTATTTACCAATAATTGTCTATAATTTGCAAGTGTTGGTGATACTGGTAACCATTGTGGCGGAATACTTATTGCAACATCTTGTAATTTAAATGATCCTGTTAATATCCAATAAAATGGAAATAAAAAGAATAATGCAAATGCAATTAATATTATAATTGATATTACACCTAAAGGTGTTGTTTTTCTAACTTCCATAATTTCTCCTAACCTAATTAATCTACATCATGTGATAAGAATTTAAATTGTAATACTGAAATTATTCCTATAATAATTGCAAGTAATACACCCATCGCTGATGATACACCAAATCTAGTTTCTACAATTGCTTTTTGGTAAACTAAATACATTATTGTTGATGTTGAATAATTTGGTCCACCTGCTGTTAATAATTGTATTAAAGCAAATATTTGGAAACTGTTAATTGTTGTAACAACAACTATATATAAAGTTGTTGGTTTAATCATTGGCCATATTATTTTTCTAAAACATTGTGAATCCGTAGCACCATCAATTTTTGATGCCTCTATTAAATCTTTAGGAACATTTCCTAAAGCTGCTACATATAGAATTATAGGTTGACCAACACTAGTAGTAATCAGTATCGCTATAATCGCATATATAGCCGTTCTAGGATTACCAAGCCAATCTATATTGTTATTTGTAATATGTGTACTATTTAAAATATAGTTTAAAATTCCATATTTTGGATGATATATCCAATTCCAAACAACAGTAACTGAAACTACTGATGATATAGCTGGTATATAAAATATACCTCTAAAAATTGATCTTACTAATGCACTTTTTTCATAAATATTTATAGCAACAAATATTGAAAATGCTACTACTATAGGTACTGCTATTAGTGTAATTAATACTGTATTTGCTGTTGATTTAATAAATACACTATCACTAAATAAATCTATATAATGTTTTAGTCCTACAAATGATGTATTACGTCCTCTGAATCTAAACAATGATAAATAAACACCTTTTGCCATAGGATATAAAACGAATGTTGTAAAAAATACCATTACAGGTAAAATAAATATATATGCACTATAATCTATTTTTTTAAAGTTTATTTTTTTAATAGAATTAAACATCTATTACACCTCTCCTTATATAAAAGGGGTAGAGAAGTTCTACCCCTTCTATTATTTATTACTATTTTGCGTCTTCAATTGTTTTATTTGCATCTTCAGCAAATTTATCTAATGCTTCTTTAGCACTTACTTGTCCGTTTAATACTGATTGTACCATGTTGAACCATAATGGTCTCATTTGAGCATAACCATCTATAGTGTTGTAGTAAGGACCAAAGTTTCCACTTTGTTCTTCTAAGAATTTAGATTCAGCATCATCACCGTAGATTCCACCTTTACCAACTGGTGAGAAGTTTCTAGTTGCTTTAAGTGCTCTTTCTCCCCATACTGGATCGTTAGCTATGAAGTCAACGAATTTTTTAGCAGCTTCAGCTCTTGCAGCATCTTCATTATCAAATATTGCAGCTCCTGCTAATAAGAATTCAAATTTAGCTTGTCCACTTTCATTAGGGAAAGCAACGAATACTGGATCTAATTTACCTGCAGCTACAGCTTCTTGGTCAGCTTTAACACCTTTTAATCCTGGTGAGTAAAGAATTGTCCCTGCTGCATTTCCACTTCTAAATGCTTCTAAAGCATCTTTAGCTTCTGCAGAAACTCCTTGTCCTAATAATCCTTTATCATAAGCTTGTTTAATCCATTCTAAACCTTTAACTCCGTTTTCATCGTTAATAGTATATTTGCTTACTTCTTTATCTGTAATCCATGAATCAAATAAGTTAGAAACGAAAGCTCTTGGACCTTGGTCTCCTGCTTGTGATTTAGTATAGAATAAGATAGGATCTATGCTAGGTTCTTTTTCTTTAATAGCTGTTAATAATGCTTCAAATTCTGCTACTGTCCAGTTTCTTCCTGGTTTGTTTAATGGTAACATATCAGTTAATCCTAATTTATCTGTAATAACTTTATTGAAAGCCATAACAAATGGAGTAGTTCCTAATGGATATAAGTATAATTTTCCATCATAGCTTGCAGCTGAAACCATAGAAGGTGAATAAACTGAAGTATCTGCTTCAAATGGAACTAAATATCCTTTTTTAGCCCAATCTATTACTCTTCCTGGAGCATCTATAACAACGTCAGGAGTTGATTTAGATTGAATAGCTGTTTCAAGTTTAGCTGGTCCATCTGTAAAGTCGATTTTTTGATATTCAACTTTGATTCCTGGGTTAGCTTCTTCGAAAGCTTTAATTAATGCAGCATCGAATTCTTCTGGTGTTTGGAATTCAGGATCTGCTGTAAAGTTAGGGAAAGACCAATATTTAATTGTTACAGGTCCTTCTGTTTTTGCTTCTTCTTTTGCACCGCATGAAAATGCTGTAAGTGCTAATGCAGCTGTAGCTGCTAACATTTTAAATTTTTTGTTCATAATTTCCTCCAATATATAATGTTTTTTTATTTACAATATTTGTTAATTAATTCTGCAATTTTTGCATCAAGTTTTTTAGCAAGTTCTATATCTTTTTCTTCTACTACTGGTAACATAGGTCCTCTAGGTTGTCCAGTTTCTATACCTCTTAAATGTAATATATATTTAGCAACTCCATATAAAGATGGTCCGCTTAATAATCCTTTGATTACTTCGTTTACTTCATTTTGTAATTCTCTAGATTTGTCAAATTCTTTATTTTCCATATATTCATTTAATTTAATAAATAACTCAGGCATTACTCCATAAGTTCCACCTATTCCACCATCTGCACCTATCATACGACCTGCAATAAATTGTTCATCTGGACCATTAAATACAATAAATTCTCCATTTTTAACTTTTGATCCAATGTATTTAAATTGTTGTAATTCAAATGTAGATTCTGAAGAACATTTAATTCCTATTACTTTTTCTTTTGCAGCCATTTCCTCTAATAAAGAAATTGGTAAATTAAATCTTGTAGTTTGCGGAATATGGTAAATAATAAATGGTAAATCAGTAGCATCTATCATAGCTTCCCAATGAGCTTTTATGGCTTTTGGTGAGAATCCATAATATACACAAGGTATAGATGAAACTGCATCTACTCCACATTCTTTTGCATGTTTAGCAAGTCTTACTGATTCTGGAGTAGAATTAGCACCTATATGTGCAATAATTACTAATTTATCTTTAGCTACTTCCATAACAGCTTCAAGAACTGCTTTTCTTTCTTCTTCACTTTGAAGTACTCCTTCACCTGAAGATCCTCCAACATAAAGTCCTTTTACACCTTTTTCGATGTAATATTTTGTAAGTTCTTTTGCTCTTTCAGTTGAAATGTTCCCGCTTTCATCATAAGTAGAATACATTGCAACGAAAATTCCTTTAAATTTGTCTAAATTGTAACTCATTTCATTTCCTTTCTTGTAATACTATATATTCCATAAATTCCTGCTGAATTTTTTAAGTTAGCTAATCTAACATTACTTTTAAATTGCTTTCCTATTATTCTTTTTTCTAAAACTTCAAGTATTTTATCTTCTAAATATTTTCCTTGGGCAGTAATTCCACCACCTATTACTAAGTTATCTGGATTTATCATGTAAATTATATTTAATATACCTGTACATAAATTATATACTAATTTATCTATAGCCTCTATACACAACTCATCTCCGTTTTTAGCGTTTTCAAATATATATTTACCATCTACTTTTTTACTTAATCTTTCACTTACATAATTAGTTAAAAAAGTTGCTGAGGCATAATCTTGAAAATATCCATCATTAAGCGGCATATAACCTATTTCTCCTGCAGTCATTGACGCTCCACTAAATACCTTACCATCAAGTATTAATGAACCACCTACCCCAGTTCCTATAGTAAGCATAAACATAGATCCACTATAATCACTGTATGAATATTCTCCAAAAGCTGCCGAATTTACATCATTTTCTACAAAAGTTTGTATGTTATATTTTTTTTCTATTATTTTTTTAAACTTAGTGCCTGCATATTTAGGAATGGTAGGTCCTGAAAAAATTACTTCTCCTTTTTTTGAATCTACAACCCCTGCTGTTGATATACCAACTGCATCTGCATCTTTATGTTCTTCAACAATTTTCAATATATCCTCTAAGATATGATTATCATCTTTTGTAACTCTTGTATCTATAGATTTAACATCTAAATTATTAATATCATTTACTATTGCATATTTAATATTAGTACCACCAATATCAAAACACACTATTTTCATTTTAATCCCATTCCCTCAACAAATCTTGTTGCTATTTCTAATGGTCTTGTAATTGCTCCACCTACTACTACTGCATGTGCTCCTAATTCTAACATCTTTTTAGCAGATTCAGGTGTATGTACTCTTCCTTCTGCAATTACAGGTATTTTAACACTTTTAACTAAATTTTCAATTAATCTATAATCAGGTCCTTTTTCAGTAGTTACTGTATATGGAGTATATCCACTAAGTGTAGTACCTACCATATCAACTCCAGCTTTTTCAGCATTTATTCCTTCTTCTAAATTAGAAATATCTGCCATTAATAAAACATTTGGATATTTATTTTTTATTGCAGATATAAACTCATTGATTGTTCTTCCATCTGGTCTTCCTCTTAAAGTACAATCTAATGCTATAATATCAGTCCCAGCTTCAACCAAAGCATCTATTTCATTCATAGTAACTGTAATGTGTTGAGGAAATCCTTCATATTGTTTTTTAATTATTCCAATAATAGGTACATCTACTACTTTTTTAATTTCTGTAACATCAAGTACTCCATTAGTTCTAATACCTTTAGCTCCAGCTTTAATTGCAGCCTTTGCCATTAAAGGCATTATAGTCCCTTCCTCAAGATGTAGAGGTTCACCAGGAAGAGCCTGGCAAGACACTATTAATTGTCCTTTTAATTTTTCTATTAACTGATTACTCACGCTTTCCTCCTATTTATTTTTATTGGCTATTGCTTCAGCCATACTTTGTCTTATTAATTTTGCTTTTTTACTGTTTCTTAATGCATAACCTGTTGCTAATACATCTATAATATATAGTTGTGATATTTTCGATACTAAAGTCCCTCCATCTAATAAAGTCTCTTTTCCTGAACTTAGTATAACTATATCTGACATCTTAGCTATAGGCGATACTATATAGTTAGTTATCGCTATTATTTTACATCCTCTTTCTTTTGCTATAGTTAAAGGATATATTAAATCTATAGTTTCACCTGACAAACTGATTACAACTATTACATCTTTTTCAGTTGTTGTAGATGCATACATAACTTGGAAATGTCCATCACTTACACTATGACCTATCTTACCAAATCTCATAAACCTATTTTGAAATTCTAAAGCTGCAACACCAGAAGCTCCCATTCCAAAAACATAGAATTTTTGTGCTTCCTCTATAACTTTAATTGCTTCTTCTACGTCATCCTTATTAATTAAAGCCTTAGTATTTTTTATAGTGTCTAATATATTATATTCAATATTTTCTATATAATCTTCTTTTGTATGTTCATCCTGTATCTTTGATATTTCCCTAGCTACTTCTAATTTAAAATCTATAAATCCTTTAAATCCAATTTTTTTAACAAACCTTACTATAGTTGCTTCAGAAACATTTATTCTTTTAGTTATTTCATGTAAAGGCATGAAACAAATTGCATCTCTTTCTTTAATAACAAAGTTAGCTACCTTTATTTCTTGTTTACTAAAAGAAGGATAAAACGATTCTATCAATGTTATATATTTCATATTAATTCTCCCACTAACACCTGAGGTGTTCTATGACCTGGTTTCATCTCACCATTAATTAAATATACTTTATTATCTATTTTTAACATACTTGATCCACAAGTTGCATTTAATATATTACCTTGAGATAGTACTATAAATTTATCTTCCTCAGTATTATATATATATACTTTAGTATTCCAATTAAAATTTTCACGTTTTTTACTGAAATATTCTTTTTTGTATTCTATATTCCCTAAACTTTTCACTGCTACGTCAAATATTTCTTTATTGCAGCCTCCTGTTATTAAAAAGTTATTTTCATCTATTTTACAAGAGGCTGCTCCAGTTAAGCATGTAGGAGTGTCAGAAATTTTCCTCCACTCATTTTTATTTATTTCATATATATATGAATCTAAACAACAAATATTTGAGGCACCACTAAATAAATAAATCTTACCATTTGATATAAAGCTTACAGATTGCTCTCTAACTTCACCAATAAACTTAGCAAGCTCCTTTATTTCTAGACTTTTCAAATCAAACTCATATACATATTCTTTTCCAAAATAAATCTTTTCGTTATATATACCTCCAAAACCACCTATAATTTCAAAACCTAAATCAAATATTTCTTTTTCTATTATAGTAGTTCCATCTAAAGTATATTCATATATTTTAGTATTACCTGCTCCAGATATCAAATATATTTTATCTAAATAAGAAATTACTATTGATCTATCTGGCTTAATAATACCTTTTTGTTTAGAAACTAAATTAAATTCTAAATCATATAGATACATATCATCATATACTTTTCTAGTTCCATAAGGTGGTGTTCCATCAGGAAAATTAGATCCACCATATACTAAAATATATTCATTTATTCTACTTGCTAACATAGATGTCAGCCCTAATTCATGTCCTATATTCTTAAAAAATTTAAACTCCATTTCAATCACCTACTACATTATACCTCAATTTTTCAAAAATGCAAAAAAAAATGAAAAAAAATTTCACTATTATTTTACAAACCTAGAAGAAACCCTTTATTTACGTTATTTTTTTCAATTATATATTTTTTTAATAATTGAAAATTTTTGTGTTAAAATAAAAATACTCGTGTCAAACACGAGTATTTCTAATTACTATTTAGAATTTTTCATTTTTAAATATTCTTCTCTACCATAGTAAGATTTTAAGTAAATTTCTTTTAATTCAGAAATTAGTGGGTATCTAGGGTTAGCAGGTGTACATTGATCATCAAATGCATCTACTGATAACTCATCCACTGCTTCTAAGAAGTCTTTTTCAGGTATTCCCCAATCTCTAATTGTTTTTGGTATACCAATTTTTTCTTTTAAGTCTTCTACTCCAGCAACTAATGCTTCTACTTTTTCTTCTTTAGTTTGTCCTGGTTTAGATAATCCTAAGAAGTCAGCTACTTTTGCATAACGATTAACTGCATCTGGATATCTATATTGAGGGAATACTCCCATCTTAGTTGGTGCATCTTCAGCATTAAATCTAATTACTTCAGATATAACTAATGCATTTGCTATACCATGTGGTACATGGAATTTTCCTCCTAATTTATGTGCTAATGAGTGGTTAATTCCTAAGAATGCATTTGCAAATGCCATACCAGCTATACATGATGCATTAGCCATTTTTTCTTTTGCTTTAACAGCTTTAGAACCTAAAGCAACTGATTCTGGTAAATATTTCATAACTATTTTCATAGCTTCTAATGAATATGGTTTAGTATATTCTGTAGCTAGTACTGAAACATATGATTCAATAGCATGTGTAAATACGTCTATACCTGATGCTACTGTTAATCCTTTAGGCATTGTTAACATTAATTCAGGATCATTTATTGCTACATCTGGAGTTAATTCGTAATCAGCTAATGGATATTTAATTCCAGTTTCATCATCTGTAATAACTGAGAATGGAGTTACTTCTGAACCAGTTCCAGCAGAAGTCGCAACAGCTACGAACTTAGCTTTAATACCCATTTTAGGGAATGCAAATATTCTCTTACGTATATCCATGAATCTCATTGCTAAATCTTTAAATCTAATATTAGGATATTCATATAATACCCACATGATTTTAGCAGCATCCATTGCAGA from Streptobacillus felis carries:
- a CDS encoding carbohydrate ABC transporter permease — translated: MEVRKTTPLGVISIIILIAFALFFLFPFYWILTGSFKLQDVAISIPPQWLPVSPTLANYRQLLVNNTARWFFNSVFVSSMTTILVCVTATLAGYALAKKDFPGVNIIFIVFVAAMALPKQVILIPLLKFITELGWIDTYQALILPAVGWPFGVFLMKQFSHSVPNELLESAKIDGCGEFKTFLSIVLPIVKPGVGALAIFTFIASWNDYFSQLIFTNSEVMKTLPLGVASMAQQAEFSLNYGLLMAGAALASMPMILVFLMFQSYFTQGVTMGAVKG
- a CDS encoding carbohydrate ABC transporter permease, with protein sequence MFNSIKKINFKKIDYSAYIFILPVMVFFTTFVLYPMAKGVYLSLFRFRGRNTSFVGLKHYIDLFSDSVFIKSTANTVLITLIAVPIVVAFSIFVAINIYEKSALVRSIFRGIFYIPAISSVVSVTVVWNWIYHPKYGILNYILNSTHITNNNIDWLGNPRTAIYAIIAILITTSVGQPIILYVAALGNVPKDLIEASKIDGATDSQCFRKIIWPMIKPTTLYIVVVTTINSFQIFALIQLLTAGGPNYSTSTIMYLVYQKAIVETRFGVSSAMGVLLAIIIGIISVLQFKFLSHDVD
- a CDS encoding ABC transporter substrate-binding protein, whose protein sequence is MNKKFKMLAATAALALTAFSCGAKEEAKTEGPVTIKYWSFPNFTADPEFQTPEEFDAALIKAFEEANPGIKVEYQKIDFTDGPAKLETAIQSKSTPDVVIDAPGRVIDWAKKGYLVPFEADTSVYSPSMVSAASYDGKLYLYPLGTTPFVMAFNKVITDKLGLTDMLPLNKPGRNWTVAEFEALLTAIKEKEPSIDPILFYTKSQAGDQGPRAFVSNLFDSWITDKEVSKYTINDENGVKGLEWIKQAYDKGLLGQGVSAEAKDALEAFRSGNAAGTILYSPGLKGVKADQEAVAAGKLDPVFVAFPNESGQAKFEFLLAGAAIFDNEDAARAEAAKKFVDFIANDPVWGERALKATRNFSPVGKGGIYGDDAESKFLEEQSGNFGPYYNTIDGYAQMRPLWFNMVQSVLNGQVSAKEALDKFAEDANKTIEDAK
- a CDS encoding dihydrodipicolinate synthase family protein → MSYNLDKFKGIFVAMYSTYDESGNISTERAKELTKYYIEKGVKGLYVGGSSGEGVLQSEEERKAVLEAVMEVAKDKLVIIAHIGANSTPESVRLAKHAKECGVDAVSSIPCVYYGFSPKAIKAHWEAMIDATDLPFIIYHIPQTTRFNLPISLLEEMAAKEKVIGIKCSSESTFELQQFKYIGSKVKNGEFIVFNGPDEQFIAGRMIGADGGIGGTYGVMPELFIKLNEYMENKEFDKSRELQNEVNEVIKGLLSGPSLYGVAKYILHLRGIETGQPRGPMLPVVEEKDIELAKKLDAKIAELINKYCK
- a CDS encoding ROK family protein, with translation MKIVCFDIGGTNIKYAIVNDINNLDVKSIDTRVTKDDNHILEDILKIVEEHKDADAVGISTAGVVDSKKGEVIFSGPTIPKYAGTKFKKIIEKKYNIQTFVENDVNSAAFGEYSYSDYSGSMFMLTIGTGVGGSLILDGKVFSGASMTAGEIGYMPLNDGYFQDYASATFLTNYVSERLSKKVDGKYIFENAKNGDELCIEAIDKLVYNLCTGILNIIYMINPDNLVIGGGITAQGKYLEDKILEVLEKRIIGKQFKSNVRLANLKNSAGIYGIYSITRKEMK
- a CDS encoding N-acetylmannosamine-6-phosphate 2-epimerase; its protein translation is MSNQLIEKLKGQLIVSCQALPGEPLHLEEGTIMPLMAKAAIKAGAKGIRTNGVLDVTEIKKVVDVPIIGIIKKQYEGFPQHITVTMNEIDALVEAGTDIIALDCTLRGRPDGRTINEFISAIKNKYPNVLLMADISNLEEGINAEKAGVDMVGTTLSGYTPYTVTTEKGPDYRLIENLVKSVKIPVIAEGRVHTPESAKKMLELGAHAVVVGGAITRPLEIATRFVEGMGLK
- a CDS encoding MurR/RpiR family transcriptional regulator produces the protein MKYITLIESFYPSFSKQEIKVANFVIKERDAICFMPLHEITKRINVSEATIVRFVKKIGFKGFIDFKLEVAREISKIQDEHTKEDYIENIEYNILDTIKNTKALINKDDVEEAIKVIEEAQKFYVFGMGASGVAALEFQNRFMRFGKIGHSVSDGHFQVMYASTTTEKDVIVVISLSGETIDLIYPLTIAKERGCKIIAITNYIVSPIAKMSDIVILSSGKETLLDGGTLVSKISQLYIIDVLATGYALRNSKKAKLIRQSMAEAIANKNK
- a CDS encoding kelch repeat-containing protein, which encodes MEFKFFKNIGHELGLTSMLASRINEYILVYGGSNFPDGTPPYGTRKVYDDMYLYDLEFNLVSKQKGIIKPDRSIVISYLDKIYLISGAGNTKIYEYTLDGTTIIEKEIFDLGFEIIGGFGGIYNEKIYFGKEYVYEFDLKSLEIKELAKFIGEVREQSVSFISNGKIYLFSGASNICCLDSYIYEINKNEWRKISDTPTCLTGAASCKIDENNFLITGGCNKEIFDVAVKSLGNIEYKKEYFSKKRENFNWNTKVYIYNTEEDKFIVLSQGNILNATCGSSMLKIDNKVYLINGEMKPGHRTPQVLVGELI